Proteins encoded by one window of Prosthecobacter vanneervenii:
- the rimO gene encoding 30S ribosomal protein S12 methylthiotransferase RimO, with translation MIKVGLVSLGCAKNLIDSEIMIGHLQQAGMVMTPEPDLADVLIVNTCSFIDMAKKESVGAVHDAVDGRAGSKKRARQKIIVAGCLSQRFSTELPGLMPEVDAFIGLDQITQVAPIIEKLVGTKEHEQENLVTKQPQYIPDYDTPRFRLTPQHMAYIKIAEGCNHPCSFCIIPRIRGRHRSRSQESIVKEARQLVAAGVKEINLISQDTTYFGMDKWTEERPKPRSGVDSSKGESLSTLIRELNKIEGDFWIRLLYTHPAHWSDDLIQAIAESPKVARYIDMPLQHISDHMLDLMKRETDGAYIRDLIKRIRAGIPGIAIRTTFIVGFPGETEADFNELLQFIEDTKFERAGVFNYSREEGTRAAKMEDQLHHMTRKARWNEAMRAIQRSVESFNTTLVGRKMRVLVEEPGVARSEMDAPDIDTTVFVNKKLPVGSFAEVTVKEWRGYDLVAA, from the coding sequence ATGATCAAAGTCGGCCTCGTCTCCCTCGGTTGCGCGAAGAATCTCATCGACTCGGAAATCATGATCGGCCACCTCCAGCAGGCTGGCATGGTCATGACGCCTGAGCCTGATCTCGCGGATGTGCTCATCGTGAACACCTGCTCGTTCATTGACATGGCCAAGAAGGAGAGCGTGGGTGCGGTGCACGACGCTGTGGACGGTCGTGCCGGATCCAAGAAGCGCGCCCGCCAGAAGATCATTGTGGCAGGCTGTCTTTCGCAGCGGTTTTCGACGGAACTGCCGGGTCTCATGCCTGAGGTGGACGCCTTCATCGGCCTGGACCAGATCACGCAAGTGGCACCGATCATCGAGAAACTTGTGGGCACCAAGGAGCACGAGCAGGAAAATCTCGTCACGAAGCAGCCGCAGTATATCCCGGACTACGACACGCCGCGCTTCCGCCTGACGCCGCAGCACATGGCGTACATCAAGATCGCCGAGGGGTGCAATCATCCCTGCTCTTTCTGCATCATTCCACGTATTCGCGGCCGTCACCGCAGCCGCTCTCAGGAGAGCATCGTCAAGGAGGCGCGCCAGCTCGTGGCCGCCGGGGTGAAGGAGATCAATCTCATCTCCCAAGACACGACCTACTTTGGCATGGACAAGTGGACGGAAGAGCGCCCGAAGCCGCGCAGCGGTGTGGACTCCAGCAAGGGTGAGTCCCTTTCCACCCTCATCCGTGAGCTGAACAAGATCGAGGGGGACTTCTGGATCCGCCTGCTTTACACGCATCCCGCGCACTGGAGTGATGACCTCATTCAGGCGATCGCCGAGAGCCCCAAGGTGGCGCGTTATATCGACATGCCGCTGCAGCACATCAGCGACCACATGCTGGACCTGATGAAGCGCGAGACCGACGGCGCGTACATCCGAGATCTGATCAAGCGCATCCGCGCAGGCATCCCCGGCATCGCCATCCGCACCACCTTCATCGTGGGCTTCCCAGGAGAAACGGAAGCTGATTTTAATGAGCTGCTGCAGTTCATCGAGGATACCAAATTTGAACGTGCCGGCGTCTTCAACTACTCCCGTGAGGAAGGTACTCGTGCCGCCAAGATGGAGGACCAGCTGCACCACATGACCCGCAAAGCCCGCTGGAACGAGGCCATGCGCGCAATCCAGCGCAGCGTGGAATCCTTCAACACCACCCTGGTGGGGCGCAAGATGCGTGTGCTGGTAGAGGAGCCCGGCGTGGCCCGCAGTGAGATGGATGCCCCGGACATCGACACCACAGTGTTCGTGAACAAGAAGCTCCCGGTGGGCAGCTTTGCGGAAGTGACCGTCAAGGAATGGCGCGGCTACGATCTGGTGGCGGCGTGA
- a CDS encoding hybrid sensor histidine kinase/response regulator: MNSLRLRILFPLWLFGFLPAMGAARMMGQPLEWFFGITGVLLGGGVFLAAYLVAGWLLKPTTAVMRGTTAVLRGVPPDAQSAEWLPADFWKLRCDINMIFAKQRQALNAAEQHACQTAQRLLNAERLLREAFTALQGLFAASDEGVLVVDAQGAIIASNAKLDDFLGKPVEEIAGRDSARVLNALIDRFEEKAVITAWIDKCSTKLEGQDETPPLVSHDNRVFSLRSNPMRTEAGEVIGRIWIVKDRSEMRVLENQLRESQKMGTIGQLAGGIAHDFNNLLTAIRGNLTLAELTPASNQAGVRDKLQNASHATTRAAELVKSLLGYSRRSTGVSVRKTMNLKRLLADVQNLLKHSVDPRVTIQMRGGMDASYATGDATQIEQVMLNLCLNARDALPSDKGVIEIAVENVTHRLPAKAGESSDTADFVMLVVRDNGHGISEEHRSRIFEPFFTTKAATKGTGLGLSTAQDIVREHGGWIEFDSEVGRGSEFRVFLPRLLNPDKVEDEAPPIDNGPAINAPIGGQTTILVVDDEAPVRSIATNMLGFLGYRVLEAADGQQALDILLRTQEKVDAVLLDIYMPKLSGRDTFKELRAVGNDVPVVVCSGFVIDPDEFTILSQGRTPPVDIMLKPYSLDGLSKALAKAVQKPKGEGAIFDLSLNRAMQQAQPPALMA, from the coding sequence ATGAACTCCCTGAGACTACGCATCCTGTTTCCGCTCTGGCTGTTCGGCTTTCTACCAGCCATGGGCGCTGCCCGCATGATGGGACAGCCGCTTGAATGGTTCTTTGGCATTACGGGTGTGCTGCTTGGTGGAGGAGTGTTTCTGGCAGCCTATCTCGTGGCTGGATGGCTGCTCAAGCCGACCACTGCTGTCATGCGCGGAACGACGGCTGTTCTCCGTGGCGTGCCACCGGATGCCCAGTCTGCCGAATGGCTGCCTGCCGACTTCTGGAAGCTTCGCTGTGACATTAACATGATCTTTGCCAAGCAGCGTCAGGCGCTCAATGCCGCTGAGCAGCATGCCTGCCAGACAGCCCAGCGTCTCCTCAATGCCGAGCGCCTGCTGCGCGAGGCCTTCACCGCCCTGCAGGGGCTCTTTGCCGCCAGTGATGAAGGGGTGCTCGTCGTCGATGCGCAGGGGGCCATCATCGCCTCCAATGCCAAGCTGGACGACTTCCTCGGCAAGCCAGTGGAGGAGATCGCAGGACGCGACTCCGCCCGGGTGCTCAATGCGCTCATTGACCGTTTTGAGGAAAAGGCGGTCATCACCGCCTGGATCGATAAATGCTCCACCAAACTCGAAGGGCAGGACGAGACGCCGCCGCTCGTGTCTCATGACAACAGGGTTTTCTCCCTGCGCTCAAACCCAATGCGCACCGAAGCGGGGGAGGTGATCGGCCGCATCTGGATCGTCAAAGACCGCTCCGAAATGCGTGTGCTGGAGAACCAGCTCCGTGAATCACAGAAGATGGGCACCATCGGGCAACTGGCCGGAGGCATCGCGCATGACTTTAACAATCTGCTGACCGCCATACGGGGGAACCTCACTCTGGCTGAACTGACGCCTGCCTCCAATCAGGCTGGAGTGCGTGACAAGCTGCAGAACGCCAGCCATGCCACCACGCGTGCGGCGGAACTGGTGAAGTCTCTCCTTGGCTACTCACGCCGCAGCACGGGTGTTTCCGTGCGCAAGACCATGAACCTGAAGCGCCTGCTGGCCGATGTGCAGAACCTTCTGAAGCACAGCGTGGATCCGCGCGTTACCATCCAGATGCGCGGGGGCATGGATGCCTCCTACGCCACCGGAGATGCCACCCAGATCGAGCAGGTGATGCTGAATCTATGCTTGAATGCCCGCGATGCCCTGCCTTCTGACAAGGGGGTGATCGAGATCGCTGTCGAGAACGTCACCCACCGCCTTCCGGCGAAAGCGGGCGAGAGCAGCGACACCGCCGACTTTGTGATGCTGGTGGTGCGCGACAACGGACACGGCATCTCCGAAGAGCATCGCTCACGCATCTTTGAGCCCTTCTTCACCACCAAGGCCGCCACCAAAGGCACGGGTCTCGGGCTTTCAACTGCTCAGGACATTGTGCGTGAGCACGGCGGCTGGATCGAGTTTGACAGCGAGGTGGGCCGTGGCAGCGAGTTTCGTGTGTTCCTGCCCCGCCTGCTCAATCCTGACAAGGTGGAAGACGAGGCTCCGCCGATCGACAACGGGCCTGCCATCAATGCTCCGATCGGGGGCCAGACCACCATTCTGGTGGTGGATGACGAAGCTCCGGTGCGCTCCATCGCCACAAATATGCTGGGCTTCCTCGGCTATCGTGTGCTGGAAGCCGCAGACGGCCAGCAGGCCCTGGACATCCTGCTGCGCACCCAGGAGAAGGTCGATGCCGTGCTGCTGGACATCTACATGCCCAAGCTTTCCGGACGTGACACCTTCAAGGAGCTGCGCGCCGTGGGCAATGACGTGCCCGTGGTGGTTTGCAGCGGATTTGTCATCGACCCTGACGAATTCACGATCCTTAGCCAAGGGCGCACCCCGCCGGTGGACATCATGCTCAAGCCCTACTCGCTGGACGGTCTGAGCAAGGCGCTGGCCAAGGCCGTGCAGAAGCCCAAGGGCGAAGGGGCCATCTTTGACCTCTCCCTCAACCGAGCCATGCAGCAGGCCCAGCCCCCCGCCCTCATGGCCTGA
- a CDS encoding Fur family transcriptional regulator: MDERITQRLEAHLASQGLRRTKQRDVIVEAAFASDEHFKAEELLEKARKLDNTVSRATVYRTLTLLVECGLLREVDLGRDQTYYDPNFLDKPQHNHLICLDCDRVVEFEDDHTALLHDCITRRLGFQPSMKSMRIEAHCDELLRLGKCSYRDAKLAAAV; encoded by the coding sequence ATGGACGAACGTATCACTCAACGCTTGGAAGCGCATCTGGCCAGCCAGGGGCTGCGCCGCACCAAGCAACGGGATGTCATCGTCGAGGCAGCCTTCGCCTCCGATGAGCACTTCAAGGCGGAAGAGCTGCTGGAAAAAGCCCGCAAGCTCGACAACACCGTCTCTCGAGCCACCGTTTACCGCACCCTGACCCTCCTGGTGGAGTGCGGCCTTCTGCGCGAGGTCGATCTAGGCCGTGACCAGACTTACTACGACCCCAACTTCCTCGACAAGCCCCAGCACAATCACCTGATCTGCCTGGATTGTGACCGCGTGGTGGAGTTTGAGGACGACCACACCGCCCTGCTGCACGACTGCATCACCCGCAGGCTGGGTTTCCAGCCTAGCATGAAAAGCATGCGCATCGAAGCCCATTGCGATGAGCTCCTTCGCCTGGGAAAATGCAGCTACCGCGATGCCAAGCTCGCGGCAGCCGTTTAA
- the nagB gene encoding glucosamine-6-phosphate deaminase: MSIRPPAEAYEKVPTTIFPDSAAAAKALAQEVKLLIETKNKAGKPAVLGMATGSTPVPFYRELIRLHKEAGLSFKNVITFNLDEYYGLSSDHPESYSKFMAEQLFDHIDIPKENINLPSGTVPGDQVFNHCRQYEEKIEAAGGVDLQILGIGRTGHIGFNEPGSSRDSLTRRITLDRVTRQDAASDFRGEQNVPHFAITMGVGTILRARKLVLMAWGENKASMVAKAIEGPMTEAISASFLQDHPDARFFIDHGASRELTRIKLPWLVGPASWTPRETRRAMVWQAFKIKRPILKLVDEHYNENGLSDLLSEQGPAYQLNIRIFNQLQHTITGWPGGKPDEDDTYRPERARPYPKRCLVLSPEPQDAITGMGGTIDRLVEQGHDVRFISMTSGSLRVPDSEADKFAETLLELASNAANPAAWGAQVAYAKEALGLLEAKGEFGEDQPLLRQLKGLILRGEVRDAAHTVGLGNDRVVFLDLPFYEQGRYRRFKSTEEDTKALVRLLQEHKPHQIYVTGDAADPSSVSGICFRLLVAALQVCAGEDFAGSCSIWLYRGKERPLEPHEIDMAIPMSPLQLERKSIALSRYGALSSLEKEAPETNRENARLYDALGLAEYEAIETFQRWRRA; this comes from the coding sequence ATGTCCATCCGCCCTCCAGCAGAAGCCTACGAGAAAGTCCCAACCACCATTTTTCCTGACTCTGCCGCCGCTGCCAAGGCGCTGGCACAGGAGGTGAAGCTGCTGATTGAAACGAAGAACAAGGCGGGCAAGCCCGCTGTGCTGGGCATGGCCACGGGTTCCACTCCGGTGCCATTTTACCGCGAACTCATCCGCCTGCACAAGGAGGCGGGGCTGAGCTTCAAGAACGTCATCACCTTCAACCTCGACGAGTACTACGGCCTCAGCTCCGACCACCCGGAGAGCTACTCGAAGTTCATGGCGGAGCAGCTGTTTGACCACATCGACATCCCCAAGGAGAACATCAATCTGCCCAGCGGCACGGTGCCGGGAGATCAGGTCTTCAATCACTGCCGCCAGTATGAGGAAAAGATCGAAGCGGCCGGCGGGGTGGACCTGCAAATCCTTGGTATTGGTCGCACGGGCCACATCGGCTTCAACGAACCCGGATCCAGCCGTGACTCGCTGACCCGCCGCATCACTCTGGACCGTGTGACACGCCAGGACGCCGCCAGCGACTTCCGCGGGGAGCAGAATGTGCCGCACTTTGCCATCACGATGGGGGTGGGAACCATCCTGCGCGCCAGGAAGCTGGTGCTGATGGCGTGGGGGGAAAACAAGGCGTCCATGGTGGCCAAGGCCATCGAAGGCCCGATGACGGAAGCCATTTCCGCCTCATTCCTGCAGGATCATCCGGATGCGCGGTTCTTCATTGACCATGGTGCCTCCCGAGAGCTCACCCGCATCAAGCTGCCCTGGCTGGTGGGGCCTGCCTCGTGGACTCCGCGTGAAACCCGCCGTGCCATGGTCTGGCAGGCCTTCAAGATCAAGCGCCCGATCCTCAAGCTGGTGGACGAGCACTACAATGAGAATGGTCTTTCCGACCTTCTTTCCGAGCAGGGGCCGGCCTATCAGCTGAACATCCGTATCTTCAACCAGCTCCAGCATACCATCACCGGATGGCCGGGTGGCAAGCCTGACGAGGATGACACCTACCGCCCCGAGCGTGCGCGCCCCTACCCTAAACGCTGCCTGGTGCTGAGCCCGGAGCCGCAGGATGCCATCACCGGCATGGGCGGTACGATCGACCGACTGGTGGAGCAGGGGCATGATGTGCGCTTTATCTCCATGACCTCAGGAAGCCTGCGTGTGCCGGACAGTGAGGCGGACAAGTTTGCCGAAACTCTGCTCGAACTGGCCTCCAATGCCGCGAATCCCGCGGCGTGGGGCGCTCAGGTGGCCTATGCCAAGGAGGCCCTGGGCCTGCTGGAGGCGAAAGGGGAGTTTGGCGAGGATCAGCCGCTGCTGCGCCAGCTCAAGGGCCTGATCCTGCGTGGCGAGGTGCGGGATGCCGCCCATACCGTGGGTCTGGGCAATGACCGTGTGGTCTTCCTGGACCTGCCTTTCTATGAGCAGGGCCGCTACCGCCGCTTCAAGAGTACGGAGGAAGACACCAAGGCTCTGGTGCGCCTTCTCCAAGAGCACAAGCCGCATCAGATCTATGTCACCGGCGACGCGGCGGACCCTTCCAGCGTTTCCGGCATCTGCTTCCGCCTGCTGGTGGCAGCACTCCAAGTCTGTGCTGGCGAGGATTTTGCCGGGTCCTGCAGCATCTGGCTCTACCGTGGCAAGGAGCGTCCGCTGGAGCCCCATGAAATCGACATGGCCATTCCCATGAGTCCGCTGCAGTTGGAGCGCAAGTCCATTGCTCTCTCACGCTATGGAGCTCTCTCCTCACTGGAAAAAGAGGCCCCAGAGACCAACCGCGAAAATGCGCGGCTCTACGATGCCCTGGGGCTGGCGGAATATGAGGCCATCGAGACCTTCCAGCGCTGGCGCCGGGCTTAA
- a CDS encoding carboxymuconolactone decarboxylase family protein, with protein MSILSAKHPTSPHMRIDYATVEPELISSLRQLTRDLAKTALPPGLRALVELRVSQINHCSYCIQVHRSEARHHGEEPTRIEQLSEWRTSKLFTPREQAALAWAEALTNGETIHKDEKEYQELHTHFSEPEIVSLGLSVSLANFWNRMAGGFRK; from the coding sequence ATGAGTATTCTCTCTGCAAAACATCCAACCAGCCCCCACATGCGCATTGATTATGCAACCGTTGAACCAGAACTGATTTCAAGCCTTCGACAGCTGACACGCGACCTGGCCAAAACCGCCCTGCCACCTGGTCTGCGGGCCTTGGTAGAGCTTCGGGTCTCGCAGATCAATCACTGCTCCTACTGCATTCAAGTCCACCGCTCGGAGGCCCGTCATCACGGAGAAGAGCCGACGCGGATCGAGCAGCTTTCCGAATGGCGCACATCCAAGCTGTTTACCCCACGCGAGCAGGCGGCGCTGGCCTGGGCAGAAGCACTCACAAATGGCGAAACCATCCACAAGGATGAGAAGGAATACCAGGAGCTGCACACCCATTTCTCCGAACCGGAGATCGTATCGCTCGGCCTGTCCGTTTCACTGGCCAACTTCTGGAACCGGATGGCCGGCGGCTTCCGCAAGTAG
- the lipA gene encoding lipoyl synthase, producing the protein MTPKIDPALHRDKKPDWIRVTLPRDPKFWSTKGLITDLKLHTVCEEAQCPNRWECWSQGSATFMIAGDRCTRACGFCAVKTAKPFALEADEPQRVAEATKRMGLNHIVITAVARDDVKDGGAEHFARTIEAVREAVPTITIEILVPDFNGKDDALEVVMKAKPHIFNHNLETVERLTPLVRSRAMYHRSLHVLKRAKAMAAELGSKCATKSGLMLGLGETETELFQAMDDLLEHDVTVLTLGQYLRPSAQHLPVIEYIHPDTFENYKQIALKKGFRHVASAPLVRSSYHASDFKPELDVQ; encoded by the coding sequence ATGACGCCCAAGATCGACCCCGCCCTGCACCGTGACAAGAAACCGGACTGGATTCGTGTGACTCTGCCACGTGATCCGAAGTTCTGGAGCACGAAGGGGCTGATCACTGACCTGAAGCTGCACACGGTGTGCGAAGAGGCGCAGTGCCCAAACCGCTGGGAGTGCTGGAGCCAGGGCTCGGCCACCTTCATGATCGCCGGGGACCGCTGCACGCGTGCCTGCGGCTTCTGCGCGGTCAAGACCGCCAAGCCTTTTGCCCTGGAGGCGGACGAGCCCCAGCGCGTGGCCGAGGCAACGAAGCGCATGGGCCTGAACCACATCGTGATCACCGCCGTGGCGCGTGACGATGTGAAAGACGGCGGTGCCGAGCACTTTGCCCGAACCATCGAGGCCGTGCGCGAAGCGGTGCCGACGATCACGATTGAGATCCTGGTGCCCGATTTTAACGGCAAGGACGACGCGCTGGAAGTGGTGATGAAGGCGAAGCCGCACATCTTTAATCACAACCTGGAAACCGTGGAGCGCCTGACGCCGTTGGTGCGCAGCCGTGCGATGTATCACCGCAGCCTGCATGTGCTCAAGCGTGCCAAGGCGATGGCCGCCGAGCTGGGCTCCAAGTGCGCGACCAAGAGCGGCCTGATGCTGGGCCTGGGTGAGACGGAAACCGAGCTTTTCCAGGCCATGGACGACCTGCTGGAGCATGACGTGACGGTGCTGACCCTGGGCCAGTACCTGCGCCCCTCCGCGCAGCACCTGCCGGTGATCGAGTACATCCATCCGGACACCTTTGAGAACTACAAGCAGATCGCGCTGAAGAAGGGCTTCCGCCACGTGGCGAGTGCGCCGCTGGTGCGCAGCTCCTACCATGCTTCCGACTTCAAGCCGGAACTGGACGTGCAGTGA
- a CDS encoding VOC family protein — protein MNVERLKYVIWAADMNRAVNFYATVFGGKVLKQNEIISEVEICGGVIGIHGGGEGSRTWTGLSFQVPDVIEGAREIVAAGGLLTREPEPEDGQPPHLAMCVDTEGNEIMLTRKRG, from the coding sequence ATGAATGTAGAGCGACTCAAATACGTGATCTGGGCGGCGGACATGAACCGTGCGGTGAATTTTTACGCCACTGTTTTTGGCGGCAAGGTGCTCAAGCAAAACGAGATCATCAGCGAGGTGGAGATCTGCGGCGGCGTCATCGGCATCCATGGCGGTGGCGAAGGCTCGCGCACCTGGACCGGGCTGAGCTTTCAGGTGCCTGATGTGATCGAGGGCGCACGGGAAATCGTGGCCGCGGGAGGTCTGCTGACGCGCGAGCCTGAGCCCGAAGATGGTCAGCCGCCCCATCTGGCCATGTGCGTGGACACGGAGGGAAATGAGATCATGCTGACACGGAAGAGGGGGTAA
- a CDS encoding AsmA family protein translates to MLRFLRRALFFAIVSFLLAAGVYLTTASFHERWHGFVTGELAQHGVHLDFERLAINPFGGLVARGVRVYNDVSKRHLVASVDRLNLDVDFGSLVEGRVQIEGMELLHASVALPVDPDRPDLTVIELKDLSARALLEGRRLEIRHAEGLLSDGLHILISGVLELPAPSPDQQGMSADQRMNLMREHREQIQHGLDWLARFRAPHVPTLSVKVSGALERPDEIKAELLFQADGLAFEDYVWNELVAEAEYDGGFIDLKRLHLRDHLGIMDATATWRLGSDQLRFRLTSSADLPGLARAFLNNEGLREVVFYEAPQLALEGSVLLKKKSPDDMLPVNVTGSLDCGRFGSRGEVFNSLSLTLGATPQGIYVKDALLKHKTGSLVLNVMHHQEMGFKAELLLRMHPTVFLPFVLLPKTREIIQRFEFNDDSQVDVHVSTAGPKLNLRESPTSGHGVIRNFRYKGVPFESAEMDLAFLGDIQNYANVKIQRPDGPAEAELVFVNDDDNEKWLKLVNVRALADAAGIVRAFAPKVADQIERYRFSAGTDVTANGVIGYKGNPQLNDYKVAFKNPVGGAHYVLWDEDYPITAPNGEVHIVGNMLNFDFNGRLFGDTMHAKGAVNLTPGVRGYDVVVQAGRFPYSVFGKKLPFEEVRAEVRNRDGLARIDIAADVLGGDMTLKGTLNENREPNSYDGELRMNALSFHKFAQVYSPGNESVGDISGHFKFAGRMNDWKTLKGGGALIIVNGNLLALPVLGPLTPIIGAILPSPIKGYNVAKKADCTFEVSDGFIVTDNVEAESSAFRIVSRGNIDFIRDDIDFNAEVRMRGLGILLFPVTQLLAYKGSGTLKDTRWSPRIFGGGNNDERKPPTEQELREAQRIGGNPAKPRVNASPPKQKALFGN, encoded by the coding sequence ATGCTTCGTTTTCTGCGCCGTGCTCTGTTTTTCGCCATCGTCAGCTTTCTGCTGGCTGCGGGCGTCTATTTGACCACAGCGTCTTTTCATGAGCGGTGGCATGGCTTCGTCACCGGAGAGCTGGCGCAGCACGGAGTGCATCTGGACTTCGAGCGTCTGGCGATCAATCCATTCGGAGGGCTGGTGGCCCGCGGGGTGCGGGTTTACAATGATGTGAGCAAGCGGCACCTGGTGGCGTCGGTGGACCGGCTGAATCTGGATGTGGACTTTGGCAGCCTCGTGGAGGGCAGGGTCCAGATCGAAGGTATGGAACTCCTGCATGCAAGCGTGGCGCTGCCGGTGGATCCTGACCGCCCGGACCTGACAGTGATTGAGCTCAAGGACCTCAGCGCGCGTGCGCTGCTGGAGGGGCGACGCCTGGAAATCAGGCATGCGGAGGGCCTGCTCTCTGACGGATTGCATATTCTCATCAGTGGTGTGCTGGAACTGCCGGCGCCCAGCCCGGACCAGCAGGGCATGAGCGCCGACCAGCGGATGAACCTGATGCGGGAGCACCGGGAGCAGATCCAGCACGGGCTGGACTGGCTGGCGCGCTTTCGCGCTCCGCATGTGCCGACGCTGAGTGTAAAGGTGTCCGGCGCGCTGGAGCGTCCGGACGAGATCAAGGCGGAGCTGCTGTTTCAGGCGGATGGGCTGGCATTTGAAGACTACGTATGGAACGAGCTCGTTGCAGAGGCGGAATATGATGGCGGCTTCATTGATCTGAAGCGCCTGCATCTGCGTGACCACCTGGGGATCATGGATGCCACCGCCACATGGCGCTTGGGCAGTGACCAGCTGCGCTTCCGGCTGACCTCCAGCGCCGACCTTCCCGGCCTGGCACGTGCCTTTCTAAACAACGAAGGTCTGCGTGAGGTGGTGTTTTATGAAGCGCCTCAGCTAGCGCTGGAAGGCAGTGTGCTGCTGAAAAAGAAATCTCCGGATGACATGCTGCCCGTCAATGTGACCGGCAGCCTGGACTGCGGGCGCTTTGGCAGCCGCGGGGAGGTGTTTAACTCTCTCAGCCTGACCCTGGGTGCCACACCCCAGGGGATTTACGTCAAGGACGCCCTGCTCAAGCACAAAACGGGATCTCTGGTGCTGAATGTGATGCACCACCAGGAGATGGGGTTCAAAGCGGAGCTGCTGCTGCGCATGCACCCCACGGTGTTTCTGCCGTTTGTGCTGCTGCCAAAGACGCGGGAGATCATCCAGCGCTTTGAATTCAATGACGACTCCCAGGTGGACGTGCATGTGTCCACTGCAGGCCCGAAGCTGAATCTGCGCGAGTCTCCGACCTCCGGACATGGGGTGATCCGGAACTTCCGCTACAAGGGGGTGCCGTTTGAGTCTGCCGAAATGGATCTGGCCTTCCTGGGAGACATTCAGAACTATGCCAACGTCAAAATCCAGCGGCCGGACGGGCCGGCAGAGGCGGAGCTGGTCTTTGTGAATGATGATGACAACGAGAAGTGGCTGAAGCTCGTGAATGTGCGTGCGCTGGCAGATGCTGCGGGGATCGTCCGTGCTTTTGCGCCCAAGGTGGCGGACCAGATCGAGCGCTATCGTTTTTCCGCCGGCACGGACGTGACCGCAAACGGGGTCATCGGCTACAAGGGGAATCCGCAGCTGAATGACTACAAGGTCGCCTTCAAAAACCCCGTGGGAGGTGCCCACTACGTGCTGTGGGACGAGGACTACCCGATCACGGCGCCGAACGGAGAGGTGCACATCGTCGGCAACATGCTGAATTTTGATTTTAACGGGCGTCTATTTGGCGACACCATGCACGCGAAAGGTGCGGTGAATCTGACGCCTGGAGTCCGGGGGTATGATGTGGTGGTGCAGGCCGGGCGCTTCCCCTACAGTGTCTTTGGGAAAAAGCTGCCCTTTGAGGAGGTGCGTGCGGAAGTGCGCAACCGCGACGGTCTGGCCCGGATCGACATCGCTGCGGATGTGCTCGGCGGGGATATGACGCTGAAGGGAACGCTGAATGAAAACCGTGAGCCCAACTCCTACGATGGGGAGCTGCGCATGAATGCGCTGAGCTTCCACAAATTTGCGCAGGTGTACTCTCCGGGGAACGAAAGCGTGGGGGACATCAGCGGGCATTTCAAGTTTGCCGGTCGCATGAACGACTGGAAAACACTCAAAGGCGGCGGGGCGCTGATCATTGTGAACGGGAACCTGCTGGCACTTCCGGTGCTCGGGCCGCTGACACCGATCATCGGCGCCATTCTGCCCTCTCCTATCAAGGGGTACAACGTGGCCAAGAAGGCGGACTGCACGTTTGAGGTGTCAGACGGCTTTATTGTCACAGACAATGTCGAGGCCGAATCCAGCGCCTTCAGGATCGTGAGTCGTGGGAACATAGACTTCATCCGTGATGACATTGACTTCAATGCCGAGGTGCGCATGCGCGGGCTGGGGATCCTGCTCTTTCCAGTGACCCAGCTGCTCGCCTACAAAGGGTCGGGTACGCTGAAGGACACCCGGTGGTCGCCGCGCATCTTTGGCGGCGGAAACAATGACGAGCGCAAGCCGCCTACCGAACAGGAACTGCGTGAGGCCCAGCGCATCGGCGGCAATCCAGCCAAGCCCAGGGTCAACGCCTCGCCACCGAAACAGAAGGCGTTGTTTGGAAACTAA
- a CDS encoding helix-turn-helix transcriptional regulator yields MINLLREMLHSPVLDIVQRLKHSTGMTVTELCTAMKMSYMGVKQHCVELEKAGFLDTWRRPKASGRPEKLYRLTAKAEALFMNHGTPLTLDLLATAEKVYGESAPPKLLYSYFQSKGEAWSLRLAVASTLEERARLLARLRTADGCMSACETDAHGHLLLVEHHRPFRELSARYSIVDELECEMIERLLGCEVRRSVEEVSGLVRVTFLIKTTAHSA; encoded by the coding sequence ATGATCAACCTGCTCCGAGAAATGCTGCATTCGCCGGTACTGGACATCGTCCAGCGGCTGAAGCATTCCACGGGCATGACCGTGACGGAGTTGTGCACGGCCATGAAGATGAGCTACATGGGGGTGAAGCAGCACTGTGTGGAGCTGGAGAAGGCCGGGTTTCTGGACACCTGGCGCAGGCCCAAGGCCTCAGGCAGGCCTGAAAAGCTCTATCGCCTGACGGCGAAGGCCGAGGCGCTCTTCATGAATCACGGCACACCTTTGACGCTGGATCTGCTGGCCACCGCAGAAAAGGTCTATGGGGAAAGTGCGCCGCCCAAGCTTCTCTACTCCTATTTTCAATCCAAAGGCGAGGCCTGGAGCCTGCGGCTGGCGGTGGCCTCCACGTTGGAGGAGCGCGCACGGCTGCTGGCCCGGCTGCGCACGGCGGATGGGTGCATGAGCGCCTGCGAAACCGACGCGCACGGGCATCTGCTGCTGGTGGAGCATCACCGCCCATTCCGCGAGCTGTCGGCGCGCTACAGCATCGTGGACGAACTGGAGTGTGAGATGATCGAGCGCCTGCTGGGCTGCGAGGTGCGTCGTTCGGTGGAAGAAGTGTCGGGTCTGGTGCGTGTTACTTTTCTAATCAAGACAACAGCGCATTCAGCATGA